One Melitaea cinxia chromosome 20, ilMelCinx1.1, whole genome shotgun sequence DNA segment encodes these proteins:
- the LOC123663303 gene encoding uncharacterized protein LOC123663303 has protein sequence MPKKTTKSDLSFNHLCSKIEYCEKCGDVPSKRENKLTSSSKHARNQVGDCNRPSYKIDQQITRKYSNNHKNQIQQFYRNENFHQSSHSVNTTDNIKKISLNTILEQSEKVSDTERSILEIYPDSDEEITFMDPDDSENLSKIKEFRNKNYFECHSAKSRVKHNVATIKNHKCVYRFYLNERLFPVPMNTDYENNIRCIECYLPLQNNCTTINGTIQAKVKINNEIQDMLLMLPVKNSLIVNQRRKKFDSKEDESIYFGIIKLDLNGNSVFKKSIPEDSLALKYQKGYKEFSKYEKYEYDSLKNDDIVII, from the coding sequence ATGCCGAAGAAAACTACAAAATCTGACCTGAGTTTTAACCATTTGTGCAGTAAAATTGAATATTGTGAAAAATGTGGTGATGTTCCTTCCAAACGAGAAAACAAACTTACATCCAGTAGCAAACATGCTAGAAACCAGGTAGGAGATTGCAATAGGCCTAGTTATAAAATAGATCAACAAATTACAAGGAAATATTCCAACAATCATAAGAATCAAATACAACAATTCTATAGAAATGAGAATTTCCATCAATCCTCTCATTCAGTCAACACAAcggacaatataaaaaaaatatctcttaaCACAATTCTGGAACAATCAGAAAAAGTATCAGATACAGAAAGaagtattttagaaatatacccAGATTCTGACGAAGAAATAACATTCATGGATCCCGATGATTCagaaaatttgtcaaaaataaaGGAATTCAGGAATAAAAACTACTTTGAGTGCCATTCAGCTAAATCCAGGGTTAAGCATAATGTTGCTactataaaaaatcataaatgtgTTTACAGGTTTTATTTAAACGAAAGATTATTTCCTGTTCCTATGAACACagattatgaaaataatatacgcTGTATAGAATGCTATTTGcctttacaaaataattgtacaaCTATAAATGGTACAATACAAGCTAAAGTCAAGATAAACAATGAAATTCAAGACATGCTTTTAATGTTGCCAGTTAAAAATTCTTTGATTGTTAACCAAAGGAGAAAAAAGTTTGATAGTAAAGAGGATGAAAGCATATACTTTGggataataaaattagatttaaacGGAAACTCTGTATTCAAAAAATCAATACCTGAAGATTCCTTAGCATTGAAATATCAGAAAGGGTacaaagaattttcaaaatatgaaaaatatgaatatgacagtttaaaaaatgatgatattgttattatttaa